The proteins below come from a single Kitasatospora sp. NBC_00315 genomic window:
- a CDS encoding ribokinase, with protein MVENTGTAPELVVVGSANADIVVRAQRLPGPGETVLGSDVATHAGGKGANQAAAAARLGARVTLLARVGEDANGALLLHAQREAGVDISRVLSGGAPTGLALITVGPDGDNTIVVSAGANALLSVADVRAAAPLLAAAPVVSLQLEIPPATVAEVIRTVGPGTRVVLNASPAAPLPAEVLAACDPLVVNEHEALFLIGGREHPGGADVPDGGPAAVGEAAGDAVGDAVGQAVGDAVGDADGGEPEAWARALLALGARSVVVTLGAGGAVTAEAGGCSRTPSPAVRAVDTTGAGDAFTGALAWRLGAGDQLAEATRFAVRVGAATVTRHGAQGSFPTARELGAY; from the coding sequence CTGGTGGAGAACACGGGCACGGCCCCGGAGCTGGTGGTGGTCGGTTCGGCCAACGCCGACATCGTCGTCCGGGCGCAGCGGCTGCCCGGGCCCGGGGAGACGGTGCTCGGCTCCGACGTGGCGACCCACGCCGGCGGCAAGGGCGCCAACCAGGCCGCCGCGGCCGCCCGGCTCGGCGCACGCGTCACGCTGCTCGCCCGGGTGGGCGAGGACGCGAACGGCGCGCTGCTGCTGCACGCGCAGCGCGAGGCCGGGGTGGACATCTCCCGCGTGCTGAGCGGAGGCGCGCCCACCGGCCTCGCGCTGATCACGGTCGGTCCCGACGGCGACAACACCATCGTGGTGTCCGCGGGCGCCAACGCCCTGCTCTCGGTGGCGGACGTCCGCGCCGCCGCGCCGTTGCTGGCGGCCGCGCCCGTGGTCTCGCTCCAACTGGAGATCCCGCCGGCGACGGTGGCCGAGGTGATCCGTACGGTCGGGCCCGGCACCCGGGTGGTGCTCAACGCCTCGCCGGCCGCGCCGCTGCCGGCCGAGGTGCTGGCGGCCTGCGACCCGCTGGTGGTCAACGAGCACGAGGCGCTGTTCCTGATCGGCGGCCGCGAGCACCCGGGCGGAGCGGACGTCCCGGACGGCGGGCCGGCGGCGGTCGGCGAGGCAGCCGGTGACGCGGTCGGTGACGCGGTCGGTCAGGCGGTCGGTGACGCGGTCGGTGACGCGGACGGCGGCGAACCCGAGGCGTGGGCCCGGGCCCTGCTCGCGCTCGGGGCACGCTCGGTCGTGGTGACCCTGGGCGCGGGCGGCGCGGTCACCGCCGAGGCCGGGGGCTGCTCCCGGACACCGAGCCCGGCCGTCCGGGCGGTGGACACCACCGGCGCGGGCGACGCCTTCACCGGCGCGCTCGCCTGGCGCCTCGGCGCCGGGGACCAGCTCGCCGAGGCCACCCGCTTCGCGGTCCGGGTGGGCGCCGCGACGGTCACCCGGCACGGCGCGCAGGGCTCCTTCCCGACGGCACGGGAGCTCGGGGCGTACTGA
- a CDS encoding GNAT family N-acetyltransferase yields MTLSTPRPTGWTVTPAPVGSSDALALLRDYYIEVSDRYYELHQGRSSTPAEIEEGLAGSPSDDLVPPTGVFLIGRHGGAAQSCAGLRVLDGRTVELTRVFVRPALRGTGGGGHLLAAVDEAARGLGAERIVLDTRLDLVEARALYARHGYVEIPAYSAGPYAEIWYARELAAAATTG; encoded by the coding sequence ATGACCCTCTCCACCCCACGTCCGACCGGTTGGACGGTGACCCCGGCCCCGGTCGGCTCGTCCGACGCGCTGGCGCTGCTCCGCGACTACTACATCGAGGTCAGCGACCGCTACTACGAGCTGCACCAGGGCCGGTCCTCCACACCCGCCGAGATCGAGGAGGGCCTCGCCGGCTCGCCGAGCGACGACCTCGTCCCACCCACCGGGGTGTTCCTGATCGGCCGTCACGGCGGCGCGGCGCAGTCCTGCGCCGGCCTGCGGGTGCTGGACGGCCGGACGGTCGAGCTGACCCGGGTGTTCGTCCGCCCCGCCCTGCGCGGGACGGGAGGCGGCGGGCACCTGCTGGCGGCGGTCGACGAGGCGGCCCGCGGACTCGGCGCCGAACGGATCGTCCTGGACACCCGGCTCGACCTGGTCGAGGCCCGCGCGCTGTACGCCCGGCACGGTTACGTCGAGATCCCGGCCTACAGCGCGGGGCCGTACGCCGAGATCTGGTACGCCCGGGAGCTCGCGGCCGCCGCCACCACCGGCTGA
- a CDS encoding bifunctional phosphatase PAP2/diacylglycerol kinase family protein — protein MATLDALDRALFTRIALARLPGARPVLPRLSRAADHGVLWMSSAAVLAAVGGRTGRRAAMRGVGSLAVASAVANVAAKHLTRRPRPLLDQVPVIRRLVRQPFTTSFPSGHSASAAAFAVGVAIEAPLLGALVVAPVAGAVAASRIYVGAHYPGDVLAGLALGAGAAALTLRWWPRHVESPVPAAPARVAVPALPGGAGLCVVVNANSGRGNGNEQDSPAGRLAELLPGADVRTAGPDDDLVALLESAAEDAAARGGALGVCGGDGTVNVAATVAARRGLPLAVFPGGTLNHFAVDLGIRTLDAGAAAVEAGNGCAVDLGLATDDRGQRVFANTFSLGVYPELVQLREKLEGRLGKWPALAVAVARALVKAEPVEVEVSGVPRRLWLLFAGNGVYDPPGFAPTRRTGLADGLLDVRTVDGSSPFARTRLAGALLSGTLGRSRVYRAARLSALEVTSLGTARRMSVDGEAVPATGSLRLAKARAGLTVYRPTDPEPA, from the coding sequence ATGGCCACCCTCGACGCGCTCGACCGCGCACTGTTCACCCGTATCGCGCTGGCCCGTCTGCCCGGAGCCCGCCCCGTCCTGCCTCGGCTGAGCCGGGCCGCCGACCACGGTGTGCTCTGGATGTCCTCGGCCGCCGTGCTCGCCGCGGTCGGCGGGCGCACGGGGCGGCGGGCGGCGATGCGCGGCGTCGGCTCGCTCGCGGTGGCCTCCGCGGTCGCCAACGTGGCGGCCAAACACCTGACCCGCCGTCCGCGCCCGCTGCTCGACCAGGTGCCGGTGATACGCCGGTTGGTCCGACAGCCCTTCACCACCTCCTTCCCCTCCGGCCACTCCGCCTCGGCGGCGGCCTTCGCGGTCGGCGTGGCGATCGAGGCCCCGCTGCTCGGGGCGCTGGTCGTCGCGCCGGTGGCGGGAGCGGTCGCGGCCTCCCGGATCTACGTGGGCGCGCACTACCCGGGCGACGTCCTGGCCGGTCTCGCGCTGGGTGCCGGCGCCGCCGCACTGACCCTGCGCTGGTGGCCCCGGCACGTCGAGAGCCCGGTGCCGGCGGCGCCGGCCCGGGTGGCGGTGCCCGCACTGCCGGGCGGCGCCGGACTCTGCGTGGTCGTCAACGCCAACTCGGGCCGCGGCAACGGCAACGAGCAGGATTCGCCGGCGGGGCGGCTGGCCGAGCTGCTCCCGGGGGCCGACGTCAGGACTGCCGGCCCGGACGACGACCTCGTGGCGCTGCTGGAGTCGGCCGCCGAGGACGCGGCCGCACGCGGCGGAGCCCTCGGAGTCTGCGGCGGCGACGGCACCGTGAACGTGGCCGCGACGGTCGCGGCCCGGCGCGGCCTGCCGCTGGCGGTCTTCCCCGGCGGCACGCTCAACCACTTCGCCGTCGATCTCGGCATCCGCACGCTGGACGCGGGCGCGGCGGCCGTGGAGGCCGGCAACGGCTGCGCGGTCGATCTGGGGCTGGCCACCGACGACCGCGGGCAGCGGGTGTTCGCCAACACCTTCAGTCTCGGCGTCTACCCCGAACTGGTACAGCTGCGCGAGAAGTTGGAGGGCCGGCTGGGCAAGTGGCCGGCGCTGGCCGTCGCGGTGGCTCGCGCCCTCGTCAAGGCCGAACCGGTCGAGGTCGAGGTCTCCGGCGTACCGCGCCGACTGTGGCTGCTGTTCGCCGGCAACGGCGTCTACGACCCGCCCGGGTTCGCGCCCACCCGCCGCACCGGGCTCGCCGACGGCCTGCTGGACGTGCGCACCGTCGACGGCAGCAGCCCGTTCGCGCGGACCCGGCTGGCCGGCGCCCTGCTCTCGGGCACCCTCGGCCGCTCACGGGTCTACCGGGCCGCTCGACTGTCGGCGCTGGAGGTGACCTCGCTCGGGACGGCCCGCCGGATGTCGGTGGACGGCGAGGCGGTACCGGCCACCGGGAGTCTGCGGCTGGCCAAGGCCCGGGCCGGCCTCACGGTCTACCGCCCCACCGATCCCGAGCCCGCCTGA
- a CDS encoding AAA family ATPase — translation MTEQLSTVVLMCGLPGAGKTTYAMDLVRRGFARLSIDEVVWQRLGQRDAGLVLEAEAFDRLKEVIRREQRQELVELVLAGRDVVVDYSFWSRAARDDYKALIEHHGCHWELVHLKADRTTLERRLAVRSGVEGANAVTVDEALFNRYLATFEEPKGEGEQVVMQSST, via the coding sequence GTGACGGAGCAATTGAGCACGGTGGTGCTGATGTGCGGTCTTCCCGGAGCGGGCAAGACCACCTACGCGATGGATCTGGTGCGACGCGGTTTCGCCCGGTTGTCGATCGACGAAGTGGTCTGGCAACGACTCGGGCAGCGCGACGCCGGCCTGGTGCTGGAAGCTGAGGCGTTCGACCGGCTCAAGGAAGTGATCCGCCGCGAGCAACGGCAGGAACTGGTCGAGCTGGTGCTGGCCGGGCGCGACGTGGTGGTGGACTACAGCTTCTGGAGTCGCGCCGCTCGCGACGACTACAAGGCGCTGATCGAGCACCACGGTTGCCACTGGGAACTGGTCCACCTCAAGGCTGACCGGACGACGCTGGAGCGCCGCCTCGCAGTACGGAGCGGTGTAGAGGGTGCCAACGCCGTCACCGTGGACGAGGCGCTGTTCAACCGCTACCTGGCCACCTTCGAGGAACCGAAGGGAGAGGGTGAGCAGGTCGTCATGCAGTCCTCGACGTGA